Proteins from a genomic interval of Microcoleus sp. bin38.metabat.b11b12b14.051:
- a CDS encoding endonuclease domain-containing protein, which produces MTKLYNKTSEKLKRQRLRREMTNAEKRLWEKIKSRQLENCKFRRQYSVAEFVIDFYSPEIKLALEVDGDSHFEEGAVEYDAARQEFIEAARINFLRFTNDDVYHNLDGVLEVIVAAIKSLRTLGVLPPPAPPC; this is translated from the coding sequence ATGACAAAGCTCTACAACAAAACCTCAGAAAAACTCAAACGACAGCGACTTCGCAGAGAAATGACCAATGCCGAAAAACGTCTCTGGGAAAAAATCAAAAGCAGACAGCTTGAGAATTGTAAATTTCGCAGACAATACAGCGTAGCAGAATTTGTGATCGACTTCTACTCACCGGAAATCAAATTAGCACTAGAAGTTGACGGTGATAGTCATTTTGAAGAAGGTGCTGTAGAATATGACGCAGCAAGACAAGAATTTATTGAAGCAGCAAGAATTAATTTTTTAAGATTTACAAATGATGATGTTTATCATAATTTGGATGGGGTTCTAGAAGTGATTGTCGCTGCGATTAAATCGCTGAGAACCTTAGGCGTTTTACCCCCCCCAGCCCCCCCTTGCTAA
- a CDS encoding succinylglutamate desuccinylase/aspartoacylase family protein encodes MIPVISTIPVVQLASGDRLSLQIYQFQGAVPGKKAYIQSNLHGAEISGNAVIHQLIEFLMSQDSNLLIGEILLVPVCNPVGVSQRSHHFSPGRYNHYDGADWNRIFWDFEKEGEDIEGFAKSHINLDADTIKFNYRKQIALSFAKQLAKINAPSCRPYSEIYRYKLQSLCLDADYVLDLHSSTNQAVDYVYCFSSREESAKAFLLDRGILMDEYDGDAFDEAFLKPWLALEKSLTQLGSAIGVFDVEAWTLELGSGMQMNPESVAKGLRGIKNYLASKGMLKIPGFPLPETAAHEINLTPKKSVKKYYAPAGGMIQNRVQLGSIVKKGHGLYQILSFHKNWELPSVVEVAAESDVFVFDVSTNQSVNQGEYVLSVMAD; translated from the coding sequence ATGATTCCTGTTATTTCGACTATTCCTGTGGTGCAGCTTGCTTCGGGCGATCGGCTTTCGCTACAAATTTATCAGTTTCAAGGTGCCGTTCCCGGCAAAAAGGCTTACATACAGTCTAACCTCCACGGCGCCGAAATTAGCGGCAATGCTGTGATTCATCAATTAATTGAGTTTTTGATGTCCCAAGACAGCAATCTGTTAATTGGGGAAATTTTGCTGGTACCGGTTTGCAATCCTGTCGGTGTCAGCCAGCGATCGCACCATTTCTCGCCTGGCCGCTACAATCATTATGACGGAGCAGACTGGAACCGGATTTTTTGGGATTTTGAAAAAGAGGGCGAAGATATTGAGGGTTTTGCGAAATCTCATATCAATCTTGATGCTGATACGATCAAATTTAACTACAGAAAACAGATTGCTTTGAGTTTTGCGAAACAGTTGGCAAAAATTAATGCTCCCAGTTGCCGGCCTTACAGCGAAATTTATCGGTACAAGCTACAATCTTTGTGTCTCGATGCCGATTACGTGTTGGATTTGCACAGTTCCACGAATCAAGCTGTCGATTACGTTTACTGTTTTAGTTCTCGCGAGGAAAGCGCCAAGGCTTTTTTGCTCGATCGCGGAATCTTGATGGACGAGTACGACGGCGATGCTTTTGACGAGGCGTTTCTCAAGCCTTGGCTGGCGCTGGAAAAGAGTTTAACTCAGTTGGGAAGTGCGATCGGTGTTTTTGATGTAGAAGCTTGGACTTTAGAATTAGGTTCGGGAATGCAGATGAATCCCGAGTCGGTAGCCAAAGGTTTGCGAGGAATCAAAAATTACCTAGCCAGTAAAGGGATGTTGAAAATCCCAGGATTTCCGCTCCCTGAAACAGCGGCGCATGAAATAAATCTGACTCCCAAAAAGTCAGTGAAAAAATATTATGCTCCGGCGGGCGGCATGATTCAAAATCGAGTGCAATTGGGGAGTATTGTCAAAAAGGGCCATGGGCTTTATCAAATCCTCAGTTTTCACAAGAATTGGGAACTTCCGAGTGTAGTTGAAGTTGCGGCTGAGTCGGATGTTTTCGTTTTTGATGTCTCCACCAATCAGTCGGTAAATCAAGGAGAGTATGTATTATCTGTGATGGCAGATTGA
- a CDS encoding phosphodiester glycosidase family protein, producing MHGRQKRLVPANRRRSSVLPWMLSVSISPILAMIVLCSVWNQPGRAQQSKSSTDILPVAFGGILPLAFGGGQDAHPTQQLIDGGTGILPVAHKGGLEAHPTKKSSIDSGTGILPVAHKGGLEAHPTKKSSIDSGTGILPVAKSELKLMTQSIPPVARIRQGRQVSLNGRILPLAWTQQPTNNTSANFRTWIADVGLMQSAGVDLLNTADRTKQPVQWFSVSLTNAQSLTTRTTGSYRYLDITDFAKLAGWQISIDNNILKITSQAANVTGIRQAARETGDRIVLDLDRAAPWQVNIVDTPTPSPTPAPRDTPDDPTKPAIPLQMGSPAPNLETPDDPTKPALSQPLAPVQTIASQEWSIAIDAKVDRTFVDRAFAISQQLRSFKIEPAGNQTRIKVQIPLGWRPQVFSLGNPNRLVIDIRPDSLVEKDIAWAAGVRWRQQYQNLGTARFPVYSLEVNPRQSGIKIRPLLSNPPTEKGTAPLLQTAEVSGTAAAINAGFFNRINRLALGAIRRDTKWLSGPILNRGAIAWNDRGEFVINRLTLQETLITSANQRLSVSQLNSAYVESGIGRYNSDWGATYTPFSDDEIVVTVAGERVVSQSPGGALGKTNFPIPGNGYILALRSDLSPASQLAAGTLLRLETNTIPADFNRFPYILGGGPVLVQNSRVAVDAKAEGFSDAYVRQTAIRSAIARTAAGNLLIVAVHNRAGGAGPNFAELAQILQQMGALEALNLDGGSSTSLYLGGSLLDRPPSTAARVHNAIGIFIQP from the coding sequence ATGCACGGTAGACAAAAACGGTTAGTACCAGCTAACAGAAGGCGATCGAGTGTTTTGCCCTGGATGTTGTCAGTCTCGATTTCGCCCATACTGGCGATGATCGTCCTGTGCTCAGTGTGGAATCAGCCGGGAAGAGCACAGCAGAGTAAGAGTAGCACAGACATCTTGCCTGTGGCATTTGGGGGAATCTTGCCTTTGGCATTTGGGGGCGGGCAAGATGCCCACCCCACACAGCAGTTAATTGATGGTGGCACAGGCATCTTGCCTGTGGCCCACAAGGGCGGGCTAGAAGCCCACCCCACAAAGAAAAGCTCGATCGATAGTGGCACAGGCATCTTGCCTGTGGCCCACAAGGGCGGGCTAGAAGCCCACCCCACAAAGAAAAGCTCGATCGATAGTGGCACAGGCATCTTGCCTGTGGCCAAGTCTGAGTTAAAACTAATGACTCAATCTATACCGCCAGTGGCCAGAATTAGACAAGGCCGCCAAGTTTCTCTCAACGGCCGAATTCTGCCGCTAGCTTGGACTCAGCAGCCCACAAATAACACATCTGCCAATTTCCGAACTTGGATTGCCGATGTTGGCTTAATGCAATCTGCCGGAGTCGATTTGCTCAATACAGCCGATCGCACCAAACAACCGGTACAGTGGTTTTCCGTATCTTTAACTAATGCTCAAAGTTTGACAACCCGAACCACAGGCTCGTATCGTTACTTAGATATTACCGACTTTGCTAAACTTGCCGGCTGGCAAATATCGATCGACAACAATATTCTCAAAATCACCTCCCAAGCTGCAAATGTCACCGGAATTCGGCAAGCAGCCAGAGAAACCGGCGATCGCATTGTTCTCGATCTCGATCGCGCCGCCCCGTGGCAAGTCAACATCGTCGATACACCAACTCCATCGCCAACACCCGCACCGCGAGACACACCCGACGACCCCACAAAACCCGCTATCCCGCTGCAAATGGGTTCCCCAGCGCCAAACCTCGAAACACCAGACGACCCGACCAAACCCGCTCTCTCGCAGCCGCTAGCACCCGTACAGACGATCGCCAGTCAAGAATGGTCGATCGCGATCGATGCCAAAGTCGATCGCACTTTTGTCGATCGCGCTTTTGCGATCAGTCAACAATTGCGATCGTTCAAAATCGAACCTGCGGGGAATCAAACCAGAATCAAAGTACAAATTCCTTTAGGTTGGCGGCCGCAAGTTTTCAGCCTGGGAAATCCCAATCGATTAGTAATCGACATTCGGCCCGACTCATTAGTAGAAAAAGACATTGCTTGGGCGGCGGGAGTTCGATGGAGACAGCAGTATCAAAATTTAGGGACAGCTCGTTTTCCCGTATATTCCTTAGAAGTAAATCCGCGTCAATCCGGTATAAAAATTAGACCGCTGTTGAGCAATCCGCCGACCGAAAAAGGCACGGCACCTTTATTGCAAACAGCCGAAGTTTCGGGAACGGCTGCTGCAATTAACGCCGGATTTTTCAATCGCATCAATCGACTAGCTTTAGGAGCGATTCGGCGGGATACTAAATGGCTTTCCGGCCCGATTTTGAATCGCGGGGCGATCGCCTGGAACGACCGAGGAGAATTTGTCATTAACCGTTTGACTTTGCAAGAAACCTTGATAACTTCTGCGAACCAACGCTTATCTGTTTCCCAGTTAAATAGTGCCTACGTCGAATCTGGAATCGGTCGCTACAATTCCGATTGGGGAGCGACTTATACTCCGTTTTCCGACGATGAAATAGTTGTAACCGTTGCGGGCGAGCGTGTTGTCAGCCAATCCCCCGGAGGTGCGCTGGGAAAAACCAATTTTCCAATTCCAGGGAACGGTTATATTTTAGCTTTGCGTTCCGATTTGTCCCCGGCATCTCAATTAGCTGCTGGCACTCTACTGCGTTTGGAAACTAACACAATTCCGGCGGATTTCAACCGTTTTCCGTACATTCTCGGTGGCGGGCCGGTGTTGGTACAAAACAGTCGAGTGGCTGTGGATGCGAAGGCGGAAGGGTTTAGCGATGCCTATGTTCGACAGACAGCGATTCGGAGTGCGATCGCACGAACTGCTGCGGGTAATTTGCTAATCGTAGCCGTCCACAACCGCGCGGGCGGGGCCGGCCCAAATTTCGCAGAACTGGCGCAGATATTGCAGCAAATGGGGGCTTTGGAGGCTTTAAACTTGGATGGGGGAAGTTCGACAAGTTTGTATTTGGGAGGCAGTTTGCTCGATCGCCCGCCGTCTACTGCTGCGAGAGTCCATAATGCGATCGGCATTTTCATCCAACCATAA
- a CDS encoding glutamate synthase-related protein, whose translation MGNTIDSNTNVHQPGRGTPYAGQNWLVEERDACGVGFIANQSGEATHSLIQKALPALTCLEHRGGCSADSDSGDGAGLMTAIPWELLHTWFAEQGIVPPPQENCGVGMLFLSQDESQAKIARQVVEEVMQARGFTVVGWRKVPVVPSVLGPQARENQPQIEQVIVSSPNLAGDDLDRQLFLARRTIGHSLSDRPGFTRQEFYSCSFSCRTIVYKGMVRSAVLGEFYLDLKNPAYKSAFAVYHRRFSTNTMPRWHLAQPMRLLGHNGEINTLLGNITWMTARQANLSHPNWTQADIDTFNPIVNPDSSDSANLDNVMEMLVHSGRSPLESLTILVPEAYKNQPDLATYPEIVDFYEYYSGIQEPWDGPALLVFSDGKQVGATLDRNGLRPARYCITKDGLVIVASEAGVVDIPESDIVEKGRLGPGQMIAVDLQTKEILKNWQLKQRIAKRHPYGEWLKQNRETLQPQPFAETATLDSQTLLATQTAFGYTAEDLDMVIVEMASSGKEPTFCMGDDIPLAVLSEKPQLLYNYFKQRFAQVTNPPIDPLREGMVMSLTMNMGLRGNLLQATPENAKLLKIDSPVLNDGELSFLKEQKSFPAKELSTLYKIAAGPGGLQSAVEQLCQDAANAVRDGARILILSDRDQKEEGRRKKEEGRGEKEEGDLSAVGLSAECSYIPPLLAVGAVHHHLISVGMRMQTSLVVDTAQCWSTHHFACLIGYGAIAVCPYLALESVRGWWADSKTQNLMQHGKVPKITVTEAQAKYRTAVENGLLKIMSKMGISLLASYQGAQIFEAIGIGGDLLNLGFKGTVSRIGGLSIAELANEVMSFHSQAFPELLQKKLENFGFVQYRRGGEYHMNSPEMAKALHKAVATFDEGRRKKEEGRREEEEGRKGNGNGNGNGNAAEAKTAYDHYEVYKQQLENRPVTALRDLLGFASDRPSIPIEEVESVADVVKRFATGGMSLGALSPEAHETLAIAMNRIGGKSNSGEGGEDPIRYNAINDVSAAGFSQTLPHLKGLQNGDTACSSIKQVASGRFGVTPEYLMSAKQIEIKVAQGAKPGEGGQLPGPKVSEYIAYLRRSKPGVTLISPPPHHDIYSIEDLAQLIFDLHQINPKAGVSVKLVSEVGIGTVAAGVAKANADVIQISGHDGGTGASPLSSIKHAGSPWELGLTEVHRVLIENKLRDRVLLRVDGGFKTGWDVVVGALMGGEEYGFGTVAMIAEGCIMARVCHMNSCPVGVTTQQEHLRKRFPGTPEHVVNFFYFVAEEVRSLLAKLGYKSIADIIGRGDLLKMREGVKLTKTQAINLDCLTKLPDTKGDRSFLVHGDIHSNGPVLDDDLLADVEIQSAIANHGTVSKSVKLVNTDRTVGARLSGAIALQHGNTGFTGEITLNCTGSAGQSFGAFNLPGMTLRLSGQANDYVGKGMHGGEIAIEPPTGATYDAAENAIVGNTCLYGATGGILLAAGKAGERFAVRNSMAKAVIEGAGDHCCEYMTGGVIVVLGKVGRNVGAGMTGGLGYFLDEDGNFPAHVNGEIVKMQRVSTTAGEAQLKELVEMQRDRTNSKKAAKILANWSEYLPKFWQVVPPSEANSPEASEQKIAVKA comes from the coding sequence ATGGGTAACACGATCGATTCAAACACAAATGTGCATCAACCTGGGCGAGGAACTCCCTATGCCGGTCAAAACTGGCTTGTGGAAGAAAGAGATGCCTGCGGTGTGGGGTTTATTGCCAACCAAAGTGGCGAAGCTACTCACTCACTGATTCAAAAAGCCCTCCCAGCCTTAACTTGTCTGGAACATCGGGGCGGTTGTAGCGCTGACTCCGATTCCGGGGACGGTGCAGGTTTGATGACAGCGATTCCTTGGGAATTGTTGCATACTTGGTTTGCCGAACAGGGCATTGTGCCTCCTCCACAGGAAAACTGCGGCGTGGGAATGCTGTTTTTGTCTCAAGACGAAAGTCAAGCGAAGATAGCGCGGCAGGTGGTAGAGGAAGTTATGCAAGCACGCGGTTTCACCGTTGTGGGATGGCGGAAAGTTCCGGTTGTACCGTCGGTTTTGGGCCCGCAAGCCCGAGAAAATCAACCTCAAATCGAACAAGTCATCGTAAGTTCACCGAACTTAGCCGGAGATGATCTCGACAGACAGCTATTTCTCGCCCGTCGTACCATCGGGCACTCGCTATCGGATCGCCCCGGCTTCACTCGTCAAGAATTTTATAGTTGCTCTTTCTCCTGCCGCACGATCGTCTATAAAGGTATGGTGCGATCGGCTGTACTCGGAGAATTTTACCTCGATCTGAAAAATCCCGCTTACAAAAGCGCCTTTGCTGTCTATCACCGCCGCTTCAGTACCAACACGATGCCTCGCTGGCACCTCGCCCAGCCCATGCGCTTGTTGGGACACAACGGCGAAATTAACACGCTGTTGGGCAATATTACCTGGATGACGGCGCGACAAGCCAATTTATCTCACCCGAATTGGACTCAAGCCGATATCGACACGTTCAACCCCATTGTCAATCCCGACAGCAGCGATTCGGCAAACTTGGACAACGTGATGGAAATGTTGGTGCATTCCGGGCGCAGTCCCCTGGAATCCCTGACAATTTTGGTGCCAGAAGCCTACAAAAATCAGCCGGATTTGGCAACCTATCCCGAAATTGTCGATTTTTATGAATATTACAGCGGTATTCAAGAACCTTGGGATGGCCCGGCGCTGCTGGTATTCAGCGATGGGAAGCAAGTAGGTGCTACGCTCGATCGCAACGGTTTACGTCCAGCCCGCTACTGCATTACTAAAGACGGTTTGGTAATTGTCGCCTCCGAAGCCGGAGTTGTCGATATTCCTGAATCAGATATTGTCGAAAAAGGCCGCTTGGGGCCTGGACAAATGATTGCAGTTGACTTGCAAACCAAGGAAATTCTCAAAAATTGGCAGCTAAAACAGCGGATTGCGAAGCGCCACCCCTACGGCGAATGGCTGAAACAAAACCGCGAAACCTTGCAACCGCAACCTTTTGCTGAAACCGCAACTCTCGACTCGCAAACGCTGTTAGCAACCCAAACTGCTTTTGGCTACACAGCCGAAGATTTGGATATGGTAATTGTCGAGATGGCAAGTTCTGGAAAAGAACCGACTTTCTGCATGGGCGATGATATTCCCTTAGCTGTGTTGTCGGAAAAGCCTCAGTTGCTGTACAACTATTTCAAACAACGGTTTGCTCAAGTGACTAATCCGCCGATCGACCCTTTGCGCGAGGGAATGGTGATGTCGCTGACAATGAATATGGGTTTGCGAGGCAATTTACTGCAAGCAACACCGGAAAATGCCAAGCTGCTAAAAATTGATTCCCCGGTACTCAACGACGGTGAACTATCTTTCTTAAAAGAGCAAAAGTCTTTCCCCGCAAAGGAATTGTCAACGCTGTACAAAATTGCGGCCGGGCCCGGAGGTTTGCAAAGCGCAGTTGAGCAACTTTGTCAAGATGCTGCTAATGCAGTGCGCGACGGTGCGAGAATTCTGATTTTGAGCGATCGAGATCAGAAGGAAGAAGGAAGAAGGAAGAAGGAAGAAGGAAGAGGGGAGAAGGAAGAGGGAGATTTATCTGCTGTTGGTTTGAGTGCTGAATGTAGTTATATTCCGCCTTTGTTGGCAGTTGGTGCAGTTCACCACCATTTAATTAGCGTCGGAATGCGGATGCAAACTTCCCTCGTTGTGGATACCGCCCAATGTTGGAGCACTCACCACTTTGCGTGTTTGATCGGTTACGGCGCGATCGCAGTTTGCCCTTACCTAGCCTTGGAAAGCGTGCGCGGCTGGTGGGCTGACAGCAAAACTCAAAACTTGATGCAGCACGGCAAGGTGCCCAAAATTACCGTGACTGAAGCTCAAGCTAAATACCGCACAGCGGTAGAAAACGGCTTGCTGAAAATCATGTCGAAAATGGGAATCTCGCTGCTGGCTAGCTATCAAGGAGCACAAATCTTTGAGGCGATCGGCATTGGCGGCGATTTGCTAAACTTGGGTTTCAAAGGCACTGTTTCCCGCATCGGTGGTTTAAGTATCGCGGAACTTGCTAACGAAGTAATGTCTTTCCACTCTCAGGCTTTCCCCGAATTACTCCAGAAAAAGCTGGAAAACTTCGGTTTCGTGCAGTACCGCCGCGGTGGCGAATATCACATGAACAGCCCGGAAATGGCCAAGGCTTTGCACAAAGCTGTCGCTACTTTTGACGAAGGAAGAAGGAAGAAGGAAGAAGGAAGAAGGGAAGAGGAAGAAGGAAGAAAGGGTAACGGTAACGGTAACGGTAACGGTAACGCGGCCGAAGCAAAAACGGCTTACGACCATTACGAAGTTTACAAGCAACAGCTCGAAAACCGTCCTGTCACAGCTTTGCGGGATTTGTTGGGCTTTGCGAGCGATCGCCCTTCCATCCCCATCGAAGAAGTCGAATCTGTAGCAGATGTTGTCAAACGTTTCGCCACCGGTGGAATGTCTCTCGGCGCTTTATCCCCGGAAGCCCACGAAACTTTGGCGATCGCGATGAACCGCATCGGCGGCAAATCCAACTCCGGCGAAGGCGGCGAAGACCCGATCCGATACAATGCGATCAACGATGTGAGCGCGGCTGGTTTCTCACAAACCCTACCTCACTTAAAAGGTTTGCAGAACGGCGACACAGCCTGTTCCTCAATCAAACAGGTAGCTTCCGGGCGTTTCGGCGTAACTCCCGAGTACCTGATGAGCGCCAAACAAATCGAAATTAAAGTCGCACAAGGTGCGAAACCGGGTGAAGGCGGCCAATTACCAGGGCCGAAAGTCAGCGAGTACATTGCCTATTTGCGCCGATCGAAACCGGGCGTAACTTTGATTTCCCCACCGCCTCACCACGACATTTATTCGATCGAGGATTTGGCGCAGTTGATTTTTGACTTGCATCAAATCAATCCGAAAGCGGGTGTTTCGGTGAAGTTGGTATCGGAAGTCGGCATCGGAACAGTCGCAGCGGGTGTTGCAAAGGCAAATGCCGATGTGATTCAAATTTCCGGTCACGACGGCGGCACGGGTGCGTCTCCACTGAGTTCGATTAAGCACGCAGGTTCTCCGTGGGAACTCGGATTAACCGAAGTTCACCGAGTGCTGATTGAGAATAAGTTGCGCGATCGAGTTTTACTGCGCGTTGACGGCGGCTTCAAAACCGGCTGGGACGTAGTTGTCGGCGCTTTGATGGGCGGCGAAGAGTACGGTTTCGGCACAGTCGCAATGATTGCCGAAGGCTGCATCATGGCTCGGGTTTGCCACATGAATAGTTGTCCTGTAGGCGTCACAACTCAACAAGAACACTTGCGGAAACGGTTCCCCGGAACACCGGAACACGTGGTGAATTTCTTCTATTTCGTAGCAGAAGAAGTGCGGAGTTTGTTGGCAAAATTGGGTTATAAGTCGATCGCAGATATCATCGGCCGCGGGGATTTGCTGAAAATGCGCGAAGGGGTGAAACTAACTAAAACCCAAGCGATTAATTTGGATTGTTTAACCAAGTTACCGGATACTAAGGGCGATCGATCTTTCTTAGTCCACGGCGATATTCACAGCAACGGCCCAGTCTTAGACGACGACTTGCTAGCGGATGTTGAGATTCAAAGTGCGATCGCCAATCACGGCACTGTCAGCAAGAGTGTAAAATTGGTAAATACCGATCGCACTGTAGGAGCACGTTTATCAGGTGCGATCGCCCTGCAACACGGCAACACAGGCTTTACTGGTGAAATCACCCTCAACTGCACAGGTAGCGCAGGCCAAAGCTTCGGCGCGTTCAACTTACCAGGAATGACACTGCGACTGTCAGGCCAAGCTAACGACTACGTTGGTAAAGGGATGCACGGTGGCGAAATCGCGATCGAACCCCCGACTGGTGCAACCTATGATGCTGCCGAAAATGCGATCGTTGGTAACACTTGCTTGTACGGCGCAACAGGCGGAATCCTGCTAGCAGCCGGTAAAGCGGGCGAACGATTTGCAGTGCGTAACTCAATGGCGAAAGCAGTCATTGAAGGTGCCGGCGATCACTGTTGCGAGTACATGACAGGTGGCGTCATAGTCGTCTTAGGAAAAGTCGGCCGGAACGTCGGCGCTGGAATGACTGGCGGCTTGGGTTATTTCCTCGATGAAGATGGCAATTTCCCAGCGCACGTCAACGGAGAGATTGTGAAGATGCAGCGGGTTTCTACGACCGCTGGAGAGGCGCAATTGAAAGAGTTAGTTGAGATGCAGCGCGATCGAACTAACAGCAAAAAAGCCGCGAAAATTCTCGCCAATTGGTCGGAATACTTGCCGAAGTTCTGGCAAGTTGTGCCGCCAAGCGAAGCGAATTCGCCCGAGGCTTCGGAACAAAAGATTGCTGTGAAAGCATAA